A stretch of Helicobacter pylori oki112 DNA encodes these proteins:
- the lpxF gene encoding lipid A 4'-phosphatase, which yields MKKLKSLFLILLLWVYPLRSEPINEGAYILEEIGDVLRFLPIFVGTVSLAMRDYRGLGELAVGTLVTQGVIYGLKGAFSNAHKDGARVEFAKRPCCNSWRGMPSGHAGGVFSAAGFVYYRYGWKPALPVIALAILTDASRVVARQHTILQVTIGSLIAWGFAYLFTSRYKPKQWMLYPEISSDFKGSSRYGVSFSYQW from the coding sequence GAGTGAGCCAATCAATGAGGGGGCATATATTTTAGAAGAGATTGGCGATGTGCTTAGGTTTTTGCCTATTTTTGTAGGCACGGTCAGTTTGGCGATGCGCGATTATAGAGGGTTAGGGGAATTAGCGGTCGGCACATTGGTTACTCAAGGCGTGATTTATGGCCTTAAAGGAGCTTTTAGCAACGCCCATAAAGATGGGGCTAGAGTGGAATTTGCCAAACGCCCGTGCTGTAATTCTTGGAGAGGCATGCCAAGCGGGCATGCTGGGGGGGTGTTTAGCGCGGCTGGGTTTGTGTATTACCGCTATGGGTGGAAACCAGCTCTTCCTGTGATCGCTCTTGCAATCCTCACTGACGCTAGCAGAGTGGTGGCAAGACAACACACGATCTTGCAAGTTACGATCGGCAGCCTTATCGCATGGGGGTTTGCTTATTTATTCACTTCACGCTACAAACCTAAGCAATGGATGCTCTATCCTGAAATTTCTAGCGATTTTAAGGGCAGTAGCCGCTATGGGGTGAGCTTTTCTTATCAATGGTAA